GCCTTCTACGCGTACATCTCCCGCGGCCTCGGCGGCACGGCCGGCGCCGGCGCCGCGATGGTCGCGCTCGTCTCCTACAACGCCCTCCAGGTCGGCATCTACGGCATCTTCGGCTTCGAGGTCTCCGGGCTGTTCGCCACCTACCTGGACACCGAGGTCGCCTGGTGGATACCGGCGCTCCTGGCCGTGCTCCTCGTCGGCGCTCTCGGCTGGCTGAAGATCGACCTCAACGCGCGCGTGCTCGGCGTTCTGCTGATCATCGAGGTCGCCCTGGTCGTCATCTTCGACGTCGCCGCGCTCGCCGACCCCGGGAAGGAGGGGCTGTCGCTGCACGCCTTCAACCCGGACACGCTCACCGGCGCGGGCATCGGCACCGCCCTGTGCTTCTGCGTCGCCGCCTTCCTCGGCTTCGAGCAGGCCCCCGTCTACGCCGAGGAGACCAGTCGCCCGCACATTCTCGTGCCCCGTGTGATGTTCCTGGCCATCGGCGGCATCGCCGTCTTCTACACGATCAGCTGCTGGGCGTACACCGTCGCCACCGGTCCCTCGGCGATCGTCGGCACCGCGCAGGAGCAGAGCGCCGGGCTGCTGTTCTTCCTCACCGAGGACCTGCTCGGGCCCGGCTTCACCGACGTCCTGCACGTGCTGTTCGTGACCGGCATGTTCGCGGCGATGCTCAGCTTCCACAACGTCGTCGCGCGCTACGCCTTCGCCATGGGCCGCGAGGGCCTGCTGCCCGCCGCCTTCGGCCGCACCAGCGGCGCGAGCGGCGCCCCCGGGACGGGTTCGCTGCTGCAGACCGTGATCTCGCTCGTGGTCGTCGCCGTGTTCGCGTTCACCGACGACAAGCCGGCCGGCGACCCGACGGCACCGGTCCTGCACCTGTTCACCTGGATGGGCAGCCTCGGCGCGCTGGGCGTCGCCGCGCTGATGGCCGCCGCCTCGGCCTCGGTCGTCGTCTTCTTCGTCCGCCGTGGCGCCGTCGCCGCCCAGTTCTGGCGACTGGCCGCCTCCGCGCTCGCCGTTCTCGCGCTGGCCTTCATCGTCGTCTACACCGTCAAGGACTTCGACGTCCTGATCGGGGCCGGCCCGGGCTCGTCCCTGAGCTGGGCTCTTCCCGCGGTCATCGCCCTCGCCCTGGCCGTGGGCCTGATCCAGGGCCTGCTCCTGCGCTCCCGCGCCCCCGAGAAGCACGCCCGCATCGGACTCGGCAACGAGGCGTTCCAGCTGGAGAAGGCCGCCCGCGGCGACTGATGAGAGCCGGGTGAGAGGTGGTTACGGAAATCTGACGGGCACCCGCGATCCCTGGTCCAGCGGGGGGACGCGGGTGTTCGATGAGCAGGTGAACTACGAACCACCCGAAGAGCCGCGGGGCAAACCGATGGGCCGCCGCGTCCTCCTCGGCACCCTGGCCCTGGGCGCCCTCGGCGTGGCCACCGCGCCGACCCTGCAACGCGGCATGGAGTCCTTCCTGGCGAGCGCCTCCGACAAGGACCCCACCGGCCTGACCGACCTGCTCCCCAACGGCGGCGGCTTCCGCTACTACTCGGTCGCCTCCTCCGTACCCCGCAAGAACGCCACCACCTACCGCCTCACGGTCGACGGCCTGGTCGACCACCCCCGGACCTACACGCTCGCCGACCTGCGCGCCCTGCCGCAGACCCGGATGGTGCGCGACGTCCAGTGCGTCACCGGCTGGCGGGTACCCGAGACACCGTTCGAAGGTGTGCGCCTGTCCCGGCTGCTCGACGCCGCGGGAGTGCGCGAGGGGGCCGGGGCGGTGCGCTTCACCTGCTTCGACGGCACCTACACCGAGAGCCTCACCCTCGACCAGGCCCGCCGCGCGGACGTCCTGGTCGCCCTGCGCATGCAGGACAAGGACCTGGGCCACAGCCACGGCGGCCCGGTCCGTCTCTATGTGGCCCCCATGTACTTCTACAAGTCCGCCAAGTGGCTCTCCGGCATCACCGTCACCAAGGACGTGCGGCCCGGCTACTGGGAGGAACGGGGTTACGACGTCGACGCCTGGGTCGGCCGCTCGAACGGACGCGACGATGAGCCTACGACTTGACGCACCCCGCCGGACCACCGACGTCCGGCGCTTCACCAGGGCCGAACGCTGGATGCACCGTACGACGGCCGCGCTGATGGGCGTGTGCGTGGTGACGGCGGCCTGTCTGTACGTTCCGCAGCTCGCCGAACTCGTCGGGCGCCGCGAGCTGGTGGTCCGCATCCACGAGTGGGCCGGCCTCGCCCTGCCCGTTCCGGTACTGGCCGGCCTCGCCTCCCGCGCCTTCCGCGCCGACCTCGGCCTCCTCAACCGCTTCGGCTCCCACGACCGCCTGTGGCTGCGCGCCGCGCTCCGCCGTGACAAGCGGGCCGCGTCCCGTCCTGCGGGCAAGTTCAACGCCGGGCAGAAGATCTATGCGGCCTGGATCGCGGGGGCGACGCTGGTGATGCTCGGCACCGGTCTGATGATGTGGTTCACCCACCTCACGCCCCTGGTGTGGCGCACCAGCGCGACGTTCGTCCATGACTGGCTGGCCCTGACCATCGGCATCGTCCTCGCCGGGCACATTGGCATGGCGCTAGCGGATCCGGAGGCCCGCAGGGGTATGCGGACCGGCAGGGTGAACCGGGAGTGGGCCGAGCGGGAGCACTCCCTGTGGCGGCCTTGAGGCGGTGACGGTCGGGGGCGATCCGGTCAGGAACTCCGCCGGATCGCCGGTGGACAGCACCACCGCACCGAGCGGCGACACCGGACCGACAGTTGTCCCAGTCCCCATGTCCGGCTCCGGGACCACTTCGGGAGCGGCGACGCTGAAGGCCGCCGGCAGGCGTACCTCGGTTCCGGCATACCGGACCGCCACCTCGACGGAGCCCGGCTCCAGCACCGGTACGACGACGGACAGCACCAGCCGATCGCCCGACTCGGACCTCAGCACGGGAACCCCGGGCACCCGCTGCCCACCGACGCTCACGCTCACGTTCGACAGCAGTTCGGCATGATCCATGTACGTGTCTGCCAGCTCGATCCCGATCGCCTCGCCGGGCCGCGCCTCGCCGTCGCCGCCCGTGTCCACCCCGGCGATCCGATAACCGCAGGCCCCGGGCGTGCCGCTCGCCGCGGGCTTCAACCGCACGACGGCGCCGGGATGCCGACGGTGGAAGTCGAGCAGAGAGCCCAGGACGGTGTACGCGGCACGGCCCTTGCAGGTGTCGGCCTTGTCCGCCAGGGCGGCATGGTCCCGGGCCGCCTGCTCCCAGTCGCCGCCCTGGCCCTGCACGGCGAGGCAGGCGGTGGCCAGCCCGCGCAGCAGCGTCCACTCCGCGTCGGCCGGCGTCTCGGGGATCACACGCAGCGCGGCCCGGCACTCGCTGGGGGAGTGGAGCAGGTCGTACACGCTCGCCGGGTCCGGTGTGCCGTCGACGTCCGGTGAGTCGGGGCCGGGCGGGAGCCAGGCGGGGACTTCGAGGAGCTTTTTGCTCATGGAGGGGCTGGGGGAGGAGGGGCTCGGACGCTCACTCACCGTTTCGCCCCGGGACGCGCCGGGCGTGCTCGTGACCGCGGGTACGCCGAAGTGGCCGTCCGGCGACTGCCGTACCGGAGGAGGAGAGCCGCTCGGCGGACCGGTCGGCAGCTTCCGCGTGCCGTCGGAGGGGCCGGCGGTGACGATCGTGCCCCTGCCGTCCGCCGTGAATCCCCCATCACTCGTGAAGGCCGCGGCGGCAACCGCCACCGCCCCTACGACGAGCAGCCCCGAGATACGCATCCCGAGGGAAACCGCCATGACGCCCCCCGAAGTTCCCGCCCCCGAACACTGTGGCAGCCATCAGGGGTCACCTCATCATCGGGCCGAAAGTGCCCCCGCGGAAGCCGCTTCATGTGATCGTCGGCGCGAGTTCAGATGCCGAGCAGCGCGGAAGGTCAGCCCCCGAAGTCCAGCAGCACCTTGCACGACCGACTCCGGTCCGCCGCGAGCGCGAACGCCGACTCGGCCTCCCGCACCGGCACCACCGAGCTGATCAGGCCGTCGAACGAGGCCTCGGCGGCGAGCAGTTCCAGTGCCTCGTCGAACTCCCCGTCGAAGCGGAACGCCCCCCGCAGCTCGATCTCCCGGCTCACGACGAGGTTCCCCGCGAACGGACTCAGCCCCGGCGGCAGCATCCCGAGCTGCACCACGACACCCCCGCGCCGCACCAGCCGCAGACACGTGTCCAGCCCCGCGACGACCCCTGACGCCTCGATCGCGACGTCCACCTCGGCAGGCCACCCGGCATCGTCCGGGTCATCGGCCCGTACGAGGCTGTCGGCGCCGGCGATCCGCGCGTACTCCAAAGCCGTCGGCAGCAGGTCCGTCACCGTCACGTGCGTGGCCCCGGCCGCCTTGGCCGCCGCGACCACCAGACACCCGATGGGCCCGGCACCGGTGACGAGGACATGCCTCCCGGCCACCTCTCCGGCCCGCCGCACCGCGTGCAGCGCGACCGACAGCGGCTCGGCGAGCGCCGCCCGCCGCAGGTCGAGCCCGGCCGGGAGGGGCCTCAACTGGTCTGCGGGGACGACGACTTGGGCGGCGAACCCGCCCTGCACATGCGGGAAGCGCGCCGCGCTGCCGAGGTAGCGGGTGTCCCGGCAGACGTTGCGCCGCCCGTCCGCGCACTCGGGGCAGACCGAGCAGGGAGTGGCCGGGTGGACCGCGACGGCCGTACCGGCGACCGGACCCGATGCCCCGTCGCCGTACGACAGGACCGTCCCGACCACCTCGTGCCCGAGCACCATCGGCTCCTCGAGGCGGAAGTCGCCGACCCCGCCGTGCCGCCAGTAGTGCAGGTCGGAGCCGCAGACCCCGCCGTACCGAACGGCGACGAGGGCCTGCCCGGGGCCGGGCTCCGGCGACGGCAGCTCCTCCACCCGCAGGTCACCCGCACCATGGATCACACAACCGAGCATCCCCGCGGCCTCCTTCACAGCACGCTCGTCATGCCGCCGTCGACATACAGCACCTGCCCGCTGACGAAGTCCGCCGCAGGAGAGGCGAGGAACAGCACCCCGCCCACCAGGTCCTCCGTACGCCCCCAGCGCCCGGCCGGGGTGCGTCGCCGCACCCACGCGCTGAACTCCTCGTCCTCGACGAGAGGTTGGGTGAGCTCGGTCTCGATGTAACCGGGACCCAGGCCGTTGACCTGGACGCCGTGCGGGCCCCAGTCCGCGCACATGCCCTTGGTGAGCATCTTCAGCGCGCCCTTGGTGGCGGCGTAGGGGGCGATGCCGGGGCGGACGACCTCGCTCTGCAGCGAGCAGATGTTGATGATCTTTCCGTGGCCGCGTTCCGTCATCCGCCGGGCGGCCTCCCGGCCGACCAGGAACGCGCTGGTGAGGTTGGTGTTCAGGATCCGGTGCCAGTCGGAGTCCGTGAACTCCAGCAAGGGCGCGCGCAGTTGCATGCCCGCGTTGTTGACCAGGATGTCGAGCGGGCCCACCCGCTCCTCCACATCCGCGATCCCGGCGGCCACCGACGGACCGTCGGTCACGTCGAACACGGCCGTGCGGACGTCGCCGGGCAGCTCCCCGGCGGCCTTGGCGAGGCGTTCGCCGTCCCGCCCGTTGAGGACCACCGTGCAGCCAGCCTCCGCCAGGCCGCGGGCGAGCGCGAGGCCGATGCCCCGGCTGGAGCCGGTGACCAGGGCCTTGCGGCCGCCGATGTCGAAGAGGGGGTGAGCCGTCATCGTCGTACCCCTAAATGATCAGTGAGAGCAGGAGGACCACACCACCGGCGACCACCGAGATGATCGTCTCCATGACGGACCAGGTCTTGATGGTCTGCCCGACGTTCAGGCCGAAGTACTCCTTCACCAGCCAGAATCCGGCGTCGTTCACATGGCTGAAGAAGAGCGAGCCGGCACCGATGGCCAGGACCAGCAGGGCCGCGTGCGTGGTCGACATGTCGGCGGCCAGCGGGGCGACAAGCCCGGCTGCCGAGACCGTCGCCACCGTCGCCGAACCCGTCGCGAGACGGATGGCCACCGCGATCAGCCAGGCCAGCAGCAGCGCCGGGATCGACCAGTCCTCGGAGATGTCCAGGACCATCTGCCCCACACCGGTGTCGATCAGGGTCTGCTTGAAGCCGCCGCCCGCGCCGACGATGAGCAGGATGCCCGCGATGGGCGCGAGGCCCTTCTCGACCAGCGGCGAGATGCGCTCCTTGCCGAACCCGGCGGGCGCGAGCAGCGTGACGATGCCCAGGAGTACGGCGGCGAGCAGCGCGATCATCGGGGAGCCGATGACGTCGAAGACGCGCTGGACGGTGTTGGCCGGGTCGTCGATCACGATGTCGACCAGTGCCTTGGAGAGCATCAGGACGACCGGGAGGAGGATCGTGATCAGCGTGGGCCCGAAGCCGGGGAGCCTGCGCTTGCTCACTTCACCGGATTCACCGGTTTCCTCGGAGGGACGCTGAGGGATCATCCGGTCGGGGGCCGGGACATCCACCCAACGGGCCGCGTACCGCGAGAACAGCGGACCGGCGATGATCACCGTCGGTATGGCGACGAGGACGCCGAGCGCCAGTGTGACACCGAGGTCGGCGCCGACCGCGTCGATCGCGACCAGCGGGCCGGGGTGCGGCGGGACCAGGCCGTGCATCACGGACAGACCGGCCAGGGCGGGGATGCCGATGCGCATCAGCGAGTAGTTGCCGCGCTTGGCGACCATCAGCACGACCGGGATCAGCAGCACGACGCCGACCTCGAAGAACAACGGCAGACCGATGACGGAGGCGATCAGCACCATCGCCCACGGCATGGAGCGCCTGCCCGCCTTGGCGAGGATCGTGTCGACGATCTGGTCGGCGCCGCCGGAGTCGGCGAGCATCTTGCCGAGGATCGCGCCGAGGGCGATCAGCACGCCCACGCCGGCGACCGTGGTGCCGAGGCCGGTGGTGAAGCTGGCGATGGCCTTGTCGAGCGGCGCCCCGGCGATCGCGCCGAGCACGAGCGTTCCGAGGGTCAGCGACAGGAACGCGTGGAGCTTGAACTTGGTGATGAGCAGGACGATGACGGCGATACCCGCCAGGACGGCGATGCCCAGCTGAGCGTGGCCGGCCGAGGTGAGGGGCTCGACGGTGTCCGCTGCCAGCATCTCGACGCTGAGTCTGGTCACGGGGTTCCCTTGCAGGTACGGGGATGGGGGACGCGTGGGGGGTGTCACCGGCGCTTGCCGGTGGGCGCTACCGGCGTTCACCGGTGGGGTGCTACCGCTGTTGCCGGTGTCAGTCGGGAAGTTCGCTCAGCGCCTTCGAGGCCCGCTCGGTGATCTCCTCCGGGCTCCCGGCCACGTCCACGGCGACTCCGGCCTCGTCGGCCTGGAGCGGCTGGAGCGTGGCGAACTGGGAGTCGAGCAGCGCGGTTGGCATGAAGTGCCCCTGCCGATGCGCCATCCGGTCCTCGATGACCTCCCGGTCGCCCGTGAGGTGCACGAACGCCACCCCGGGCGCGGCGGCCCTGAGCCGGTCACGGTACGACCGCTTCAGCGCCGAGCAGCTGACCACCCCGCCGAGCCCGGCCCGCCCGTGCGCCCAGGCGCCGATGGCGTCCAGCCACGGCCACCTGTCCGCGTCGTCGAGCGGGGTACCGGCCGACATCTTGGCGATGTTGGCCTGCGGGTGGAAGTCGTCTCCCTCGGCGTACGGGACGCCGAGCCGGGCGGCGAGCAGGGGACCGATGGTGGTCTTGCCCGTGCCGGCGACGCCCATCACCACGACGACGTGGGGGGTACGCATCACTGCCTCGCTGTCTTCTTCGACATCCGACGCCGACATCCGACGTCGGCCACACTGAAACCCATTAGGTACGACGAATTCAAGACCCTGTGGCAAATAAGTCTGACTTTTTGATCGCGTGATCTGCCCCGTACGCTGAGTGCATGAGCACACCGGGCCGGGGGCTGCACGGCCATGTACTGGAAACCCTCGGCCCCGCGATCGCCGCGGGCGAGTACCCGCCGGGCAGTGTCCTGCGCACGGACGAGCTGGCCCAGCGCTTCGACGTGTCGCGCTCGGTGATGCGGGAGGCGGTCCGCGTCCTGGAGTCCATGCACCTGGTGGAGTCCCGCCGCCGCGTCGGCGTCACGGTCCGTCCCAAGGCCGAGTGGAACGTCTACGACCCGCAGGTCATCCGCTGGCGCCTGGCCGGCGCCGACCGCCCCCAGCAGCTGCGCTCACTCACCGTCCTGCGCTCGGCCATCGAACCGGTCGCGGCAGGCCTGGCCGCCAAGTACGCCACCGCCGACCAGTGCGCCGAACTCACCGAATGCGCCCTCGGCATGGTCGCCCACTCCCGCGGCCACCAGCTGGAGGGCTACCTCATCCACGACGTCGCCTTCCACCGCGTCATCCTCAACGCCTCCGGCAACGAGATGTTCGCCCGCCTGGGCGACGTGGTCGCCGAGGTCCTCGCGGGCCGCACCCACCACGAGGTCATGTTCGAGGACCCCGACCCGGCCGCGGTCACCCTGCACGTCCAGGTCGCGGAGGCGGTCCGCGCGGGCGACGCGGCCAGGGCGGAACACCTGACCCGCGAGATCACGGTCGGCGCCCTCCAGGAGCTGGACATCCTCGCCCCATGAGCGAATCGGGCCGACGGGCGGACATCGACCGCGTCATCGAGCCGCTGAACGCGAACATGCCCAAGGCGGGCGGCTTCGGCTTCGAGGCGATCCGGCGGCTGGGGAACCCGGTGCCGCTCCTGGTGCGGAACAACGGCGACGAGCAGCCGCAGTTGTGGCTGGAGCCCGCCGGGCAGGACTACTGGCTCGACCCTGGGCCGACGTCCTGGTTCGCGACGGTCACCGACCACTAGGGGAACGAGGCCGTTCCGGGTCGCAAGGACGTCACCTGGTCAGTCCAGGAACTTCCCCGTGTCAGTCCAGGAACTCCCCGTCCACATACACCCACGCCCCGTCGACCCGCTCGAACCGGCTCCGCTCATGCAGCGCCCCGCCCCGGAACGAGGCGCGGAAGGTCACCGTCCCCGTGGAGTGGAACGCCGAACCATCCGTCGTCTCCAGGATCTCCAGCCCGGTCCACCGCATCCCGGGGTCGAGGTCCAGCCGCGCCGGCCGCGTCCGCGGATGCCAGGTCCGCAGCAGGTACGCCACCTCGCCCTTGACGAACGCGCTGTACCGCGACCGCATGAGCGCCTCGGCGGTGGGCGCGGCAGCGGCAGCGGCAGCGGCACCGGAGTGGAACCGGCCGCAGCAGTCGTCGTACGCCTTGGGCAGCCCGCACGGGCAAAAACGCGTCGTCATGCCCGCCATTGTCCTAGCCCGCCGTCCGCGTCAGGGCCCCGGGCAACGGCGGCAGCGCCGTCCCGTACACCCACGCCTCGAACAGCTCCTCCACCGGCTCGGTCGCGAAGCGGGCCACATGCGAGGCGAAGGCGGCCGTCGTCACCGTTCCGCCCCGGTGCAGCTGTCCCCAGGCGCGCAGCATGCGGAAGAAGGCGATGTCGCCCAGCGCGCAGCGCACCGCGTGCAGGACGAGGCCTCCGCGCTCGTACAGCCGATCGTCGAACATCGACTTACGACCCGGATCCGCCAGCCGCAGATCCTGCGGCAGAGACGCCAGCAACCGGTGTGCGGCAGCGGCGAGTTGCTGCGCCGTACGCCCGCCCGACCGCTCCGACCACAGCCACTCGGCGTATTTCGCGAACCCCTCGTTCAGCCAGATGTGCCGCCAGTCCGCGATGGACACACTGTTGCCGAACCACTGGTGCGCCAGCTCGTGCGCGACCAGCCGCTCCGAACCGCGCGCCCCGTCCACGTGGTTGGCGCCGAACAGCGACAACCCCTGTGCCTCGACCGGGACATCGAGTTCCTCCTCCGTCACGACGACCGCGTACTCGTCGAAGGGGTACGGCCCGAACAGCTCCTGGAACAGCTCCATCATCTGCGGCTGGCGCGCGAAGTCCCGGGAGAACTCCGGCAGCAGCTGCGCCGGGATGTGCCCGTGCTGCGGTACCCCGCCCAGGCCCGGGTCGCCCAGCAGCACCGTCTGGTACTTGCCGATCGACAGGCCGACCAGATAACTCGACGTCGGCGCCGACTGCTCGTACACCCAGGTGGTCGTGGACGCCTTCGTCGTACGGGTCAGCAGGCGCCCGCCCGCCACCACCGCGTACGCCGACGGCGTGGTGATCGAGATCTGGTACGACGCCTTGTCGGCGGGCCGGTCGTTGCACGGGTACCACGACGGCGCCCCGATCGGCTGGCTCGCCACCAGCGCCCCGTCCTCCAGCTCCTCCCAGCCGAGCCCGCCCCAGGGGCTGTTCACCGGCTTGGGGTTGCCCGCCCAGTGCACCTCGACCGTGAAGGCGGCCCCGGCGCGGATCGGCTTGGCGGGGCGCACGCGCAGCCGCCCGCCGCGGTGCGTGTAGTGCGGCTGCCGTCCGTCGACCCGGACCCGCCCGATCCTGAAGTCGGCCAGGTTCAGCACGAACTCGGTGAGCGGCGTCCGTCCCGCTATGGCGTTGATCCGGGCCGTCCCCGACAGCCGGTTCGGGGCCGGGCGGTAGTCCAACGCCAGCTCGTACCGGTGCACCCGGTAGCGCGAGTCGCCGTGCTCCGGGAAGTACGGGTCCACGCCCGCCGTCTGCTGAACTGCCACTGCTGTCTGTGCTCCCTGCGCCGTACCGCTGCCACTCCGTGCCGGCCCACCGATCTCCGGCTCCGAGTGAGCCGGCATCAGGGACGCCATGCCTCGATCGGATTGCCGAGCCAACGGGTGTCGTCGGGGACGGACTCCCCGGCCATGACGAGCGACGCGGGACCCAGTGTCGTACGGGCCCCGATCGCGCTGCCGGGCAGAACGATCCCGCCAGGACCCAGCGTCGCGCCCTCTCGGAGGACCACAGTATCCGTCCGCAAGATCCGGTCGTGGAAGAGGTGCGTCTGCAGCACGCAACCCCGGTTCACGGTGGCCGCGTCCTCCAGCGTCACCAGATCGGTCTCCGGCAGCCAGTAGCTCTCCACCCAGACGCCCTTGCCGATCCGCGCGCCCAGCCCGCGCAGCCATGCCGTCATCACAGGCGTACCGGGAACCGAACCCGCCAGCCACGGCACGGCGAGCACCTCGACGAAGGTGTCGGCGAGCTCGTTGCGCCACACGAAGCCGCTCCACAGCGGATGCTCCCCGCTGCGGTGCCGCCCCACGAGCAGCCACTTCGCGACGATGGACACGAGCCCCGCCACGGCCCCCGCCCCGAGCAGCACCAACCCCGCCAGCAGCGGCGCCCACACCCCCAGCGCGCACAGCGCCGCCACCGTCAGCACCGCCAGCCACGCCGAGCAGAACACCGGCACGATCCGGCACAGCTCCACCAGACCGCGCGCCCACAGCAGCCGGGCCGGCGGATCGTACGTCCGGCTCTGGTCGCCGCCCGCCGCGGCACGCGGCAGCTTCACCGGCGGCAGCCCCAGATACGACGTGCCCTTCTTGGCCTTCTTCGGCGTCGCCGACAGCACGCCGACCAGCCCGCCGTCCGGCACGGTCCGCCCGGGCGCCGTCATCCCCGAGTTCCCGAGGAAGGCCCGCCGCCCGATCTCCGCCCGCCCGATCCGCATCCAGCCGCCACCGAGCTCGTACGGCGCGGTCAGCGTGTCGTCGGCCAGGAACGCGCCCTCGCCGACCGTCGTCAGGCTGGGCAGCGCCAGCACGGTCGACACCTCGGCACCCCGCCCGATCCGCATCCCGAGCAGCCGCAGCCACACCGGCGTGACCAGCCCGGCGTACAGCGGGAACAGCGTCTCCCGCGAGCGGTCCATCAGCTGCGTGACCGTCCAGGCCTGCCACCCGACCCGGCTGTGCGTCGGGTGCGTGCCCTCGCGCAGGCCGAGGCTCAGCAGCCGTACGGCGATCAGCAGCAGCACGGCGTACGCCAGCCCGAAGGCGAGCGTCGCCGGTACGAGCGCCAGCGCGGCGCCCGTCAGGGGCGCCTCCGGCGTGAAGAGCACCCGGGCCACGAGGAACGCGGCCCCGCCCGCCAGCACGGGCAGCGCGGTCAGCGCGAAGCCGGTGAGGCCGTACATCACACGCCAGTACGTCCCGCGCCGCGGCCGGTCCTTGGGCCAGTTGCGCTTGGCCTTGCCCAGCTTGACCGCCGGCGCGCCCGCCCACCGCTGACCGGTGGGAACCTGCCCGGTGACCGCAGAACCGGGCGCCACCTCGGCCCGCTTGCCCACCCGGGCACCGGGGAAGAGGATGCCGCGCGTGCCGACGACGGCGTGCGCGCCCACCTTCACCGCGCCGATCTCCAGCCGGTCCCCGTCCAGCCACCACCCGGACAGATCCACCTCGGACTCGACGGCCGCGCCCCGCCCCAGCTTGAGCAGCCCGGTGACCGGCGGCAGCGAGTGCAGGTCCACATCGGGCCCGACCTTGGCGCCCAGCGCCCGCGCGTACCGCTCCAGCCAGGCCCCGGTCAGCGAGGTCGCCCCGCTGAACTCGGCCAGCCGCTCGGCGGCCCACAGCCGCAGATGCACACTGCCACCGCGCGCGTACCGACCCGGCTTCACGTCCCGGAGCAGCAGCCGCGCGCCCCCGGCGGCCAGCGCGAGCCGCCCCGGCGGGCTGAACAGGACGACGGCCCCGACCGCGACGAGCCACCAGGGCGCTGTCGGCAGCCACGCGTAGGCCGGCAGCAGATTCCCGAGCGCGGTCAGCGCGACCGTCCAGCGCAGCCCGAGCAGCGTGAACAGCGGAACCAGGAGCAGGAGTTGGATCACCTGCGCGCGCCGGGGCACCGGCGCGACGATCCGCTCCGCCCCGTCGTCCTGCGCGGACTGCTCCAGCCGCCGGGCCAACTTCCGCAGCACCGGCTGCTGGTAGATGTCCAGGACGGCCGCGCTCGGATAGCGCGTCCGTAGCCGTGTCGTCAGCTGCGCGGCGGCCAGACTGCTGCCGCCGATCGCGAAGAAGTCGTCGCAGGCGCCGGAGACGGGGATGCCGAGCACCTCGGCCCACTGCTCGGCGAGCCACGCCTCGGTGCCGTAGAGCTGCTCCGCCGGACCACCGCTTTCGAGCCCCTCCAGCGGCCAGGGCAGCGCGTTACGGTCCACCTTGCCCGAAGTACGGGTCGGCAGCTCCTCGACCGGCGCGAGCAACGGCACGAGCGCGGCGGGCAGTTCGGCCCGCAGCTTCTCCACCGCGGCCGCGTGATCCCAGCCGTCCTGGGTGACGACGTACCCGACGAGCAGCTGATTCCCACTGCGAGCGGTCCGCACGGCGGCAGCCGCACCGGCCACACCCGGCAGCGCCTGGAGCGCGGCATCCACCTCACCGAGCTCGATCCGCCGCCCACCGAGCTTGATCTGCTCGTCGGCCCGCCCGAGGAAGACCAGCCCCTCGGGCTCCGCCTTGACGAGGTCACCACTGCGGTACGCCCGCTCCCAGCCCAGCGACTCCAGCGGCGCGTACTTCTCCGCGTCCTTCTCGGCGTCGAGATACCGGGCCAGCCCGACCCCGCCGATCACCAGCTGCCCGCTGCCGCCCATCGGGACGGGCTCCCCGGCCCCGTCGACGACGGCCAGCTCCCAGCCGTTCAGCGGCAGCCCGATCCGGATCGGCTCCTCCCCGCTCATCAGGGAGGCACAGGCCACGACGGTCGCCTCGGTCGGCCCGTAGGTGTTCCACACCTCGCGCCCCTCGG
Above is a window of Streptomyces sp. DT2A-34 DNA encoding:
- a CDS encoding Pls/PosA family non-ribosomal peptide synthetase, translating into MAAIHESSALGLLEEEIREKFGDTARFSGGPAASARTLVDVFEASVRSYPDEPALDDGTTCLTYRALAVEVERLRRGLAAAGVGLGDRVGVRVPSGTNDLYVAILAVLAAGAAYVPVDAEDPDERAELVFGEADVRAVVGAGHEIAVHGVSEVPAARPGVEHDAWIIFTSGSTGKPKGVAVSHRSAAAFVDAEAALFLTEEPIGPGDRVMAGLSVAFDASCEEMWLAWRYGACLVPVPRSQVRSGADLGPWLVEQEITVVSTVPTLAALWEPETLNDVRLLIFGGEACPPELAQRLVTEGREVWNTYGPTEATVVACASLMSGEEPIRIGLPLNGWELAVVDGAGEPVPMGGSGQLVIGGVGLARYLDAEKDAEKYAPLESLGWERAYRSGDLVKAEPEGLVFLGRADEQIKLGGRRIELGEVDAALQALPGVAGAAAAVRTARSGNQLLVGYVVTQDGWDHAAAVEKLRAELPAALVPLLAPVEELPTRTSGKVDRNALPWPLEGLESGGPAEQLYGTEAWLAEQWAEVLGIPVSGACDDFFAIGGSSLAAAQLTTRLRTRYPSAAVLDIYQQPVLRKLARRLEQSAQDDGAERIVAPVPRRAQVIQLLLLVPLFTLLGLRWTVALTALGNLLPAYAWLPTAPWWLVAVGAVVLFSPPGRLALAAGGARLLLRDVKPGRYARGGSVHLRLWAAERLAEFSGATSLTGAWLERYARALGAKVGPDVDLHSLPPVTGLLKLGRGAAVESEVDLSGWWLDGDRLEIGAVKVGAHAVVGTRGILFPGARVGKRAEVAPGSAVTGQVPTGQRWAGAPAVKLGKAKRNWPKDRPRRGTYWRVMYGLTGFALTALPVLAGGAAFLVARVLFTPEAPLTGAALALVPATLAFGLAYAVLLLIAVRLLSLGLREGTHPTHSRVGWQAWTVTQLMDRSRETLFPLYAGLVTPVWLRLLGMRIGRGAEVSTVLALPSLTTVGEGAFLADDTLTAPYELGGGWMRIGRAEIGRRAFLGNSGMTAPGRTVPDGGLVGVLSATPKKAKKGTSYLGLPPVKLPRAAAGGDQSRTYDPPARLLWARGLVELCRIVPVFCSAWLAVLTVAALCALGVWAPLLAGLVLLGAGAVAGLVSIVAKWLLVGRHRSGEHPLWSGFVWRNELADTFVEVLAVPWLAGSVPGTPVMTAWLRGLGARIGKGVWVESYWLPETDLVTLEDAATVNRGCVLQTHLFHDRILRTDTVVLREGATLGPGGIVLPGSAIGARTTLGPASLVMAGESVPDDTRWLGNPIEAWRP